One genomic region from Haloplasma contractile SSD-17B encodes:
- a CDS encoding VOC family protein, which translates to MLQLGSTYLYVNDMDKSLDFYEKLLDIKVTSRNFNRWAQFNFGGNCIALMNQSFDAERFKNNEHLDEYSEDYLDEYRDFHITYGNNFVLNFYIEDLKAEYERLKTLNIGQLSKMMYLNVAGPYHFFTIKDPDGNTIEITGNLKES; encoded by the coding sequence ATGTTACAATTAGGTTCAACCTATTTATATGTGAATGATATGGACAAATCGCTTGATTTTTATGAGAAATTACTTGATATCAAGGTGACATCACGGAACTTCAACAGGTGGGCACAATTTAATTTCGGTGGCAACTGTATTGCACTGATGAATCAGTCATTTGATGCAGAACGATTTAAGAATAATGAGCATCTAGACGAATACAGTGAAGACTATTTAGATGAATATAGAGACTTTCACATAACGTATGGAAATAACTTCGTCTTAAACTTTTATATAGAGGACTTAAAGGCGGAATATGAACGTCTAAAAACCCTAAACATCGGTCAATTGTCTAAGATGATGTATTTGAATGTCGCGGGTCCGTATCACTTCTTTACGATTAAAGACCCAGATGGTAATACGATTGAGATAACAGGTAACCTGAAAGAATCATAA
- a CDS encoding class I SAM-dependent methyltransferase, translating into MSTREYYNKHAQAFIENTIKHDLSTQYAFFEQHLPDTGKILDIGFGSGRDSLYFSKKYEVTSIDNSEEFVNIGKALLNNDVILMDVKDMDFNSEFDGIWACASLLHVPYKELPLALNNCYRALKKGGVMYASFKYGNFEGERKGRYFTDLNEDRLRALLENTGFELINTMITEDVRPDVDTKWLNVVLRK; encoded by the coding sequence GTGAGTACACGAGAATACTACAATAAGCATGCACAAGCATTTATTGAGAATACGATCAAGCATGATTTATCAACACAATATGCGTTCTTTGAACAACACCTACCTGATACAGGGAAGATACTCGACATTGGCTTTGGATCAGGTCGTGATAGTCTATACTTCTCAAAAAAATATGAAGTAACCAGCATTGACAATAGTGAAGAGTTCGTCAACATTGGTAAAGCCCTACTTAACAATGACGTAATCTTAATGGATGTTAAAGATATGGACTTTAACAGTGAATTTGATGGGATATGGGCCTGTGCGTCACTACTTCATGTCCCCTATAAAGAACTACCACTCGCGTTAAACAACTGCTACCGTGCGCTTAAGAAAGGTGGCGTGATGTATGCGTCATTTAAATACGGAAATTTTGAAGGGGAACGCAAGGGCCGCTACTTCACTGATCTAAATGAAGACAGGTTGAGAGCCTTACTAGAAAATACCGGTTTTGAATTAATAAATACTATGATCACAGAGGATGTCAGGCCTGATGTTGATACAAAGTGGTTGAATGTTGTTTTGAGGAAATAA